In one window of Clavelina lepadiformis chromosome 4, kaClaLepa1.1, whole genome shotgun sequence DNA:
- the LOC143452014 gene encoding uncharacterized protein LOC143452014, producing MNLKLLIFLILISCFLVPSESWGRLRRKWSIRVPKIRLPRVRIRKIRLPKIKIGKAIDAVCKSRLACLSYKVSKKCKLIKIGKKFFGDDVFQHLQKIRELGSEDYDDAMQDMVDQLSDQFNPEEINDALQVLDQTLDNDNEEQDSSEDSELMDLLEDTEENAVNADDDNSVDDVSDDDADTEQ from the exons atgaatttgaaGTTGCTCATCTTCTTGATACTGATTTCTTGTTTCCTCGTTCCTAGCGAGAGCTGGGGAAGACTCCGGAGAAAATGGAGCATTCGAGTTCCGAAAATTCGTCTTCCAAGGGTTCGAATACGGAAAATTCGACTTCCGAAGATTAAGATTGG AAAAGCGATCGACGCTGTTTGCAAAAGCCGCTTAGCATGCCTGAGCTATAAGGTGAGCAAAAAATGCAAGCTgataaaaattggaaaaaaattcTTCGGAGATGACGTTTTTCAGCACCTGCAAAAAATCCGTGAGCTG GGTAGTGAAGACTACGATGACGCAATGCAGGATATGGTAGATCAACTGTCAGACCAATTTAACCCGGAAGAAATAAACGACGCCCTACAAGTTCTTGACCAGACTCTTGATAACG ATAATGAGGAGCAAGACTCCTCCGAAGACTCCGAGTTGATGGATCTTCTTGAGGACACAGAAGAGAATGCTGTCAACGCAGATGATGACAACAGTGTTGACGACGTCAGTGATGATGACGCAGACACTGAGCagtaa
- the LOC143453199 gene encoding uncharacterized protein LOC143453199 has protein sequence MTTTVSALSVPLLNGSSHEPLKPLWRRLDWIIPVSINIFLIFLTFWIFFSLVHYGIRNNKWKKMKRRNDLKLSSGIIYSSTIFCAFAALCRLTASQMSFSVGLGGGKDVECERISDALRSLYCIMLFSGYVFLWLRQRIFYKHNMMQVKFNCLLKVFSFTSIFLLFTSGLCVLLFQSVPITHPSSVDGCIFMPGNEDNKTSTLIIGSVFVTLGQAMLVFLFIYPLKRFICEGSCLMLALSTTDARDSRTEFSSAAQSSFNAENSHYQPSNPSSDAAEGSEHPVTLPRLRSRRSPTMKTTKVVSRIMLRTIIFAIISVITDVLLLIITYYALPKDGNRRVSNILYDLNTFGNLMLVICSFSSYSEMLASPCHRQTLQ, from the coding sequence ATGACCACTACCGTGTCAGCCCTTTCAGTTCCTCTGTTGAATGGTAGTTCGCATGAACCGCTAAAACCACTTTGGAGACGTTTAGACTGGATTATACCGGTATCGATCAACATCTTTTTGATATTTCTGACGTTTTGGATCTTCTTCTCTTTGGTCCATTATGGAATACGTAACAATAAGTGgaaaaagatgaaaagaaGAAACGACCTGAAACTGAGTAGCGGAATCATCTATTCGTCAACAATTTTCTGTGCTTTCGCAGCCTTATGTAGGCTCACTGCCAGTCAAATGTCGTTTTCGGTCGGATTAGGAGGAGGCAAAGATGTTGAATGCGAAAGGATTTCTGATGCGCTTCGCTCGTTGTATTGCATAATGCTATTTTCAGGGTATGTATTCCTATGGCTCCGCCAGCGCATCTTCTACAAGCATAACATGATGCAAGTCAAGTTTAACTGCTTGCTGAAGGTTTTCAGCTTTACAAGTATCTTCCTCTTGTTTACTTCCGGGCTGTGCGTGCTCCTGTTCCAATCGGTGCCAATCACACATCCGTCCTCAGTTGACGGGTGCATATTCATGCCAGGAAATGAAGATAACAAAACGTCGACGCTGATCATTGGTTCAGTGTTTGTTACACTCGGTCAAGCAATGCTCGTGTTCTTGTTTATCTATCCGCTCAAGCGTTTTATCTGCGAAGGTTCTTGTTTGATGTTGGCGTTGAGCACCACGGATGCCAGGGATTCGAGAACAGAATTCTCCTCCGCCGCACAGAGCTCTTTCAACGCGGAAAACTCTCACTACCAACCATCTAATCCTTCCTCGGATGCGGCTGAAGGGTCTGAACATCCGGTGACTTTGCCGCGTTTGAGATCCAGAAGATCACCTACTATGAAAACGACCAAGGTTGTGAGCAGGATAATGCTCAGAACGATCATCTTCGCAATCATCTCTGTCATTACCGACGTTTTACTCCTCATCATCACTTACTATGCTCTGCCTAAGGATGGCAACCGAAGGGTCTCCAACATTCTTTACGACCTTAACACCTTCGGGAACCTGATGCTGGTCATATGTTCATTCTCATCCTACAGTGAAATGCTGGCGTCACCTTGTCACCGACAGACGTTACAATGA
- the LOC143453098 gene encoding uncharacterized protein LOC143453098: protein MFQSVTHSYIFCCKMNVTIATNVTDVEYFREQHYDWILAVFITSLLMVFTLWIIFSLSHYGIKTRTWSRSQLRNADKLSGGIIYTSTLCCAIMSLIRYISSLVGYNVGFGTSATDMDACERISDAQFAIYCLVLFSVYIFLWLRQRVFYDNEMLNTNFSTTLKFFSVVSIVLIFVAGIGVILISALPQTYPSSLKGCTYQASDKGLDDASWIAGGAVLVLGQTILVALFIYPLQKNVELSCRPTSFFSRCLKRRHDEDTSVQFQESNRDGRNPNIRQNSYGDSIQVISIATNFNQSNNQARPTFRRNLSKRSTARVIRIMRRTIIFGALSIFSDIALLLVSTFTVDGTAEHRRMSLTIYDVNVFLNLMLVICSFLSYKDMLMSPWKRSVSENNSQVSGSNSN from the coding sequence ATGTTTCAAAGTGTAACGCATAGTTATATCTTTTGCTGTAAAATGAACGTGACCATCGCCACCAACGTCACAGATGTTGAATACTTTCGAGAGCAGCATTACGATTGGATACTGGCAgtgtttattacgtcactctTGATGGTTTTCACGCTATGGATTATATTCTCGCTTTCACATTACGGCATCAAAACTAGGACGTGGTCCAGGTCACAGCTGAGAAACGCAGACAAACTCAGTGGTGGCATCATCTACACGTCTACTTTGTGCTGTGCAATTATGTCTTTGATACGGTACATCAGCAGCCTTGTAGGTTACAACGTGGGCTTTGGGACCTCGGCAACAGACATGGACGCTTGCGAGAGAATTTCTGATGCCCAGTTTGCAATTTATTGCCTGGTTCTCTTCTCGGTTTATATCTTCTTGTGGTTACGACAAAGAGTCTTCTACGATAACGAGATGCTCAACACAAATTTCAGTACAACCTTGAAGTTTTTCAGCGTGGTTAGTATCGTCCTTATATTCGTTGCTGGGATTGGAGTAATTTTAATATCCGCCTTACCGCAAACGTACCCATCTTCCCTAAAAGGGTGCACCTATCAAGCTTCAGACAAAGGTCTCGACGACGCGTCGTGGATAGCCGGTGGCGCAGTTTTGGTCTTGGGGCAAACGATTCTCGTCGCTCTTTTTATTTACCCACTTCAAAAGAACGTTGAGCTAAGTTGTAGGCCAACGAGTTTCTTCTCAAGATGTTTAAAGCGACGGCACGATGAGGATACCTCGGTACAGTTCCAAGAGTCCAACAGAGACGGGAGGAATCCAAACATCCGACAAAATAGCTACGGTGACTCCATTCAAGTCATATCGATCGCGACGAATTTCAATCAAAGCAACAACCAAGCCCGGCCAACATTTCGGCGAAACCTTTCTAAACGTTCCACGGCCAGGGTAATAAGGATTATGAGGCGTACAATTATCTTTGGAGCTCTGTCAATTTTCAGCGACATAGCTTTGCTGCTAGTGTCAACCTTTACTGTCGACGGCACAGCTGAGCACAGAAGAATGTCCTTGACGATATATGATGTCAATGTTTTCTTGAACCTCATGCTTGTCATCTGTTCCTTCCTTTCGTACAAAGACATGCTCATGTCGCCATGGAAACGCAGCGTCAGCGAGAACAATTCACAGGTCTCTGGTTCCAACAGCAACTAA
- the LOC143451688 gene encoding kelch-like protein 15, whose translation MTELRRLVNKWVSVDGVLAPKPVPVLKFSRRLSTSSLDSVCTCEHSRDPFHSVVELHGSVYVVGGTRTCEDGCRFSRSLKRYDPRTDSCAKLSDMHVRRGDFVACTSGEQIYVFGGRNRHGIMDICERYDPSADKWEFVSKLPEPTYMAAGVPMDGNIYLSGGFGEFEAKGAMFRYNTAKDEWTKLDSNMMAERGYHVMLKGADSSLWVIGGVDNPFSGRNVWEIEAFDTTAKNWQLMGRSFPNQLFDNTMRLNGLVDENGDICVFAVTDPDHYPKMKYSPRKRTWSEIERLSNLSELDVDT comes from the exons ATGACAGAGCTCAGACGTCTCGTGAATAAATGGGTCAGCGTGGACGGCGTATTGGCCCCTAAACCTGTCCCAGTGCTCAAGTTCTCCCGACGATTGTCTACGTCCAGCCTAGATAGCGTCTGCACTTGTGAGCACAGCAGAGACCCGTTTCATAGCGTGGTGGAGCTGCACGGTTCTGTATACGTTGTTGGTGGAACAAGGACTTGTGAAGACGGTTGTCGTTTTAG TCGATCCCTGAAACGCTACGATCCACGAACGGATAGTTGCGCCAAACTGTCCGACATGCACGTCAGGAGGGGAGACTTCGTGGCCTGTACATCCGGTGAACAGATTTACGTGTTTGGAGGAAGAAATCGACACGGAATAATGGACATCTGCGAAAGATACGACCCTTCTGCGGATAAGTGGGAGTTCGTGTCTAAGTTGCCCGAG CCGACTTACATGGCGGCGGGCGTGCCAATGGACGGAAATATTTATCTATCGGGCGGTTTTGGAGAGTTTGAAGCGAAGGGCGCTATGTTTCGTTACAACACTGCAAAAGACGAATGGACGAAGCTAGACTCTAACATGATGGCCGAAAGGGGATATCACGTCATGCTGAAGGGGGCCGATAGTTCTTTGTGGGTGATAGGCGGAGTGGATAACCCTTTTTCGGGCCGAAATGTCTGGGAGATCGAAGCGTTTGACACAACGGCTAAAAATTGGCAGCTGATGGGTCGCTCCTTTCCAAACCAGCTCTTTGACAACACCATGCGGCTGAACGGTTTAGTGGACGAAAATGGCGACATTTGTGTCTTTGCAGTGACAGATCCCGATCATTACCCAAAGATGAAGTATAGCCCACGTAAACGCACCTGGTCGGAGATAGAGAGACTTTCTAATCTGTCTGAGCTTGATGTCGACACTTAA
- the LOC143451686 gene encoding kelch-like protein 36, with protein sequence MTSEEAEVKKFARKWVSVDGVVAPRTIPMPRLSRRLSSSSLDSVFTPEHSRDPFHSVVELNGMVYVVGGTRSCGDACRFSRSLIRYDPRSDDCTKLSDMQVRKGDFVACADDDRIYVFGGRNRHGIMDICERYDPAKDRWDFISKLPEPTYMAAGVPVDGNIYISGGFDDFEAKSCMLRYNPASDEWSKLNSPMLAERGYHVMVMGKDGRLWVVGGVDNPFSGRSVWEVEAFDPKVENWEFVSQVLPNQLFDSTLRLNSLVDDEGDICVFAVTDPDKYPKMKYSPVQRKWSEVDRLAEISELDVDSPFDTN encoded by the exons ATGACGTCAGAAGAAGCAGAAGTAAAGAAATTCGCTCGAAAATGGGTGAGCGTGGACGGGGTCGTTGCTCCAAGGACTATTCCAATGCCGCGTCTGTCCCGGAGACTGTCCAGCAGTAGCTTGGACAGTGTTTTCACACCGGAACACAGCCGTGACCCGTTTCACAGCGTGGTGGAATTAAATGGGATGGTTTATGTGGTTGGAGGCACAAGGAGTTGCGGAGACGCATGCCGTTTCAG TCGGTCCTTGATACGGTACGACCCAAGATCCGACGATTGCACCAAACTCTCCGACATGCAAGTTAGGAAAGGGGATTTTGTTGCTTGCGCCGATGACGATCGTATTTACGTTTTCGGCGGACGTAATCGACATGGCATTATGGACATTTGCGAAAGATACGACCCTGCAAAGGACAGATGggattttatttcaaaacttccAGAG CCGACTTACATGGCGGCTGGTGTACCAGTTGACggaaatatttacatttctgGGGGTTTTGACGATTTCGAAGCAAAGAGCTGCATGCTTCGTTATAATCCAGCCAGCGACGAGTGGTCAAAGCTTAACTCACCCATGCTCGCGGAAAGGGGTTACCACGTTATGGTAATGGGTAAAGACGGTCGCCTGTGGGTCGTCGGTGGTGTGGATAACCCCTTTTCCGGTCGCAGCGTTTGGGAAGTCGAAGCGTTTGACCCTAAAGTTGAAAATTGGGAATTTGTCAGTCAAGTCCTTCCGAATCAGCTTTTCGATTCGACATTGAGGCTAAACAGCTTGGTTGATGACGAAGGCGACATTTGCGTATTTGCGGTCACTGATCCAGACAAATATCCAAAAATGAAATACAGTCCGGTGCAGCGAAAGTGGTCTGAAGTCGACAGACTTGCAGAAATCTCTGAATTAGACGTTGACAGTCCTTTTGATACCAATTAg